A window from Festucalex cinctus isolate MCC-2025b chromosome 12, RoL_Fcin_1.0, whole genome shotgun sequence encodes these proteins:
- the LOC144031864 gene encoding uncharacterized protein LOC144031864 isoform X3, protein MTHHERMVFIQKKRQSCSWQKLDILAMERKFAVVRWNEGEDAGKLSEIKTETIRGYDDSKMDDHGNPIATYSAFIEWRHGKKQRGGWPHYRGTVIFVCVNRFEATRKLNSLLKEDEPAPLTKRVSGPPKKYQDDSDGSTDTEMQSQAQPMQVKKSMALTSKDPAEDFLKMYGCSQPSPTKSPTNVGGFKKRIRDLEEENAKLKDLVVQDVPELLRTMKELIDVAVPKRSRVEVITPSQPKQSYLQSKASSSYDSSLQSTSAMSSVKPKPTSDIPPRVDSKSSKVEIYPGTGVMIEKLSWAYALNANSATIFVRHLLTAVFPIETLLVSNLRGGKRGGDAREPLDKIKLDAIYSATLEKWPGTQISSIGSTINAKITELRGKSKLSLASS, encoded by the exons ATGACACACCACGAACGAATGGTTTTCATTCAAAAGAAGCGGCAATCTTGCAGCTGGCAGAAACTCGACATATTAGCG ATGGAGAGGAAGTTTGCTGTGGTGCGGTGGAATGAAGGGGAGGATGCTGGTAAACTcagtgaaataaaaacagagaCCATAAGGGGATATGATGACTCAAAAATGGACGATCATGGGAATCCCATTGCCACCTACTCGGCTTTCATCGAATGGCGCCATGGGAAGAAACAACGAGGAGGGTGGCCTCACTACAGAGGCactgtcatttttgtttgtg TTAATCGTTTTGAGGCAACCCGTAAACTCAACTCACTACTTAAGGAAGATGAACCTGCACCGCTGACCAAGAGGGTATcaggcccccccaaaaaataccaGGATGATTCAGATGGCTCGACGGACACTGAGATGCAGAGTCAGGCTCAGCCAATGCAAGTCAAG AAGTCAATGGCTCTCACAAGTAAAGACCCTGCAGAAGACTTTCTGAAGATGTACGGATGTTCACAGCCTTCTCCTACTAAAAGTCCAACAAATGTGGGCGGATTCAAAAAAAGGATCAGAGACTTGGAAGAAGAAAATGCTAAATTGAAGGATTTGGTTGTTCAAG ATGTGCCAGAACTTCTGCGCACCATGAAAGAGCTAATTGATGTGGCTGTACCTAAGAGATCCAGGGTGGAGGTTATCACACCTTCACAGCCCAAACAAAGTTATCTACAGTCCAAGGCCAGTTCTTCATATGACAGTTCACTGCAATCCACATCTGCCATGTCCAGTGTCAAACCCAAACCCACGTCTGACATTCCGCCACGGGTTGACTCTAAGTCTTCTAAG GTGGAGATCTATCCTGGGACTGGAGTAATGATCGAGAAATTGTCATGGGCCTATGCTCTCAATGCAAATTCAGCCACAATCTTTGTGAGGCATCTGCTCACGGCAGTCTTCCCTATTGAGACACTGTTGGTGAGCAATCTCCGAGGAGGCAAACGAGGTGGAGATGCTCGTGAACCCCTTGACAAGATAAAATTGGATGCCATTTACA GTGCAACGCTTGAGAAGTGGCCTGGGACCCAGATCTCCAGCATTGGTAGCACGATCAACGCGAAGATTACCGAACTCCGTGGCAAAAGTAAACTTAGTCTTGCATCTTcttaa
- the LOC144031864 gene encoding uncharacterized protein LOC144031864 isoform X2, translating to MTHHERMVFIQKKRQSCSWQKLDILAMERKFAVVRWNEGEDAGKLSEIKTETIRGYDDSKMDDHGNPIATYSAFIEWRHGKKQRGGWPHYRGTVIFVCVNRFEATRKLNSLLKEDEPAPLTKRVSGPPKKYQDDSDGSTDTEMQSQAQPMQVKSMALTSKDPAEDFLKMYGCSQPSPTKSPTNVGGFKKRIRDLEEENAKLKDLVVQDVPELLRTMKELIDVAVPKRSRVEVITPSQPKQSYLQSKASSSYDSSLQSTSAMSSVKPKPTSDIPPRVDSKSSKVEIYPGTGVMIEKLSWAYALNANSATIFVRHLLTAVFPIETLLVSNLRGGKRGGDAREPLDKIKLDAIYSTFSTFHVLCFTCRPVLLLNLFTSDKELKGIVRIFFCRKGKQLQAEVSASWLQCVG from the exons ATGACACACCACGAACGAATGGTTTTCATTCAAAAGAAGCGGCAATCTTGCAGCTGGCAGAAACTCGACATATTAGCG ATGGAGAGGAAGTTTGCTGTGGTGCGGTGGAATGAAGGGGAGGATGCTGGTAAACTcagtgaaataaaaacagagaCCATAAGGGGATATGATGACTCAAAAATGGACGATCATGGGAATCCCATTGCCACCTACTCGGCTTTCATCGAATGGCGCCATGGGAAGAAACAACGAGGAGGGTGGCCTCACTACAGAGGCactgtcatttttgtttgtg TTAATCGTTTTGAGGCAACCCGTAAACTCAACTCACTACTTAAGGAAGATGAACCTGCACCGCTGACCAAGAGGGTATcaggcccccccaaaaaataccaGGATGATTCAGATGGCTCGACGGACACTGAGATGCAGAGTCAGGCTCAGCCAATGCAAGTCAAG TCAATGGCTCTCACAAGTAAAGACCCTGCAGAAGACTTTCTGAAGATGTACGGATGTTCACAGCCTTCTCCTACTAAAAGTCCAACAAATGTGGGCGGATTCAAAAAAAGGATCAGAGACTTGGAAGAAGAAAATGCTAAATTGAAGGATTTGGTTGTTCAAG ATGTGCCAGAACTTCTGCGCACCATGAAAGAGCTAATTGATGTGGCTGTACCTAAGAGATCCAGGGTGGAGGTTATCACACCTTCACAGCCCAAACAAAGTTATCTACAGTCCAAGGCCAGTTCTTCATATGACAGTTCACTGCAATCCACATCTGCCATGTCCAGTGTCAAACCCAAACCCACGTCTGACATTCCGCCACGGGTTGACTCTAAGTCTTCTAAG GTGGAGATCTATCCTGGGACTGGAGTAATGATCGAGAAATTGTCATGGGCCTATGCTCTCAATGCAAATTCAGCCACAATCTTTGTGAGGCATCTGCTCACGGCAGTCTTCCCTATTGAGACACTGTTGGTGAGCAATCTCCGAGGAGGCAAACGAGGTGGAGATGCTCGTGAACCCCTTGACAAGATAAAATTGGATGCCATTTACAGTACGTTTTCTACttttcatgttttgtgttttacctGTAGACCAGTgcttttattaaatttatttaccTCAGACAAGgaacttaaagggatcgttcggatttttttttgccgaaaaggcaaacaacttcaggcggaagtatcagctagctggctgcagtgcgtcggttag
- the LOC144031864 gene encoding uncharacterized protein LOC144031864 isoform X1, whose product MTHHERMVFIQKKRQSCSWQKLDILAMERKFAVVRWNEGEDAGKLSEIKTETIRGYDDSKMDDHGNPIATYSAFIEWRHGKKQRGGWPHYRGTVIFVCVNRFEATRKLNSLLKEDEPAPLTKRVSGPPKKYQDDSDGSTDTEMQSQAQPMQVKKSMALTSKDPAEDFLKMYGCSQPSPTKSPTNVGGFKKRIRDLEEENAKLKDLVVQDVPELLRTMKELIDVAVPKRSRVEVITPSQPKQSYLQSKASSSYDSSLQSTSAMSSVKPKPTSDIPPRVDSKSSKVEIYPGTGVMIEKLSWAYALNANSATIFVRHLLTAVFPIETLLVSNLRGGKRGGDAREPLDKIKLDAIYSTFSTFHVLCFTCRPVLLLNLFTSDKELKGIVRIFFCRKGKQLQAEVSASWLQCVG is encoded by the exons ATGACACACCACGAACGAATGGTTTTCATTCAAAAGAAGCGGCAATCTTGCAGCTGGCAGAAACTCGACATATTAGCG ATGGAGAGGAAGTTTGCTGTGGTGCGGTGGAATGAAGGGGAGGATGCTGGTAAACTcagtgaaataaaaacagagaCCATAAGGGGATATGATGACTCAAAAATGGACGATCATGGGAATCCCATTGCCACCTACTCGGCTTTCATCGAATGGCGCCATGGGAAGAAACAACGAGGAGGGTGGCCTCACTACAGAGGCactgtcatttttgtttgtg TTAATCGTTTTGAGGCAACCCGTAAACTCAACTCACTACTTAAGGAAGATGAACCTGCACCGCTGACCAAGAGGGTATcaggcccccccaaaaaataccaGGATGATTCAGATGGCTCGACGGACACTGAGATGCAGAGTCAGGCTCAGCCAATGCAAGTCAAG AAGTCAATGGCTCTCACAAGTAAAGACCCTGCAGAAGACTTTCTGAAGATGTACGGATGTTCACAGCCTTCTCCTACTAAAAGTCCAACAAATGTGGGCGGATTCAAAAAAAGGATCAGAGACTTGGAAGAAGAAAATGCTAAATTGAAGGATTTGGTTGTTCAAG ATGTGCCAGAACTTCTGCGCACCATGAAAGAGCTAATTGATGTGGCTGTACCTAAGAGATCCAGGGTGGAGGTTATCACACCTTCACAGCCCAAACAAAGTTATCTACAGTCCAAGGCCAGTTCTTCATATGACAGTTCACTGCAATCCACATCTGCCATGTCCAGTGTCAAACCCAAACCCACGTCTGACATTCCGCCACGGGTTGACTCTAAGTCTTCTAAG GTGGAGATCTATCCTGGGACTGGAGTAATGATCGAGAAATTGTCATGGGCCTATGCTCTCAATGCAAATTCAGCCACAATCTTTGTGAGGCATCTGCTCACGGCAGTCTTCCCTATTGAGACACTGTTGGTGAGCAATCTCCGAGGAGGCAAACGAGGTGGAGATGCTCGTGAACCCCTTGACAAGATAAAATTGGATGCCATTTACAGTACGTTTTCTACttttcatgttttgtgttttacctGTAGACCAGTgcttttattaaatttatttaccTCAGACAAGgaacttaaagggatcgttcggatttttttttgccgaaaaggcaaacaacttcaggcggaagtatcagctagctggctgcagtgcgtcggttag